The region GGCCAGGGCCTGCGGCCCGGCGACGAAGCCTCCGTAAATGCATGAGAGCAGGGAGTTTGCTCCAAGGCGATTAGCACCGTGGATGGAGTAGTCGGCCTCGCCCGCGGCGAAGACGCCGGGGATGTTGGTCTGCTGATTGAAGTCGACCCAGAGACCGCCCATGGTGTAGTGCATGCCCGGAAAGATCTTCATGGGGACCTTGCGGGGGTCGTCGCCGACGAACTTCTCGTAGATTTCCAAGATGCCTTCGAGCTTGTGCTGGGCGGCGGGCGGAAGGTGCGAGACGTCGAGATAGACCATGGGCTGGCCGTCGATGCCCATGCCGTGTTCGTAGACGACCTTGAAGATGGCCCGGGTGGCTACGTCGCGGGGGACGAGGTTGCCGTACTTGGGATACCACTCTTCGAGGAAGTACCAGCGGTCGCCTTCGGGGATGGATTGCGCGGCGCGCTTGTCGTTCTTGTCCTTGGGTACCCAGACGCGGCCGCCTTCGCCGCGGGCCGACTCGGACATGAGGCGGAGCTTGTCTTCGCCGGGGATGGCGGTGGGGTGGACCTGGATGAACTCGCCGTTGGCGTAGAAGGCTCCCTGCTGGTAGAGGGCGGATTGGGCGGAGCCGGTGCAGACGACCGAGTTGGTGGACTTGCCGAAGATGGCTCCGTTGCCGCCGGTGCAGACGATGATGGCGTCGGCGGGGAAGGTGCGGGTCTCCATGGTGCGGAGGTCCATGGCGCAGATGCCGCGTGCGGCTCCCTTGCTGTCGAGGACGGCGGAGAGGAACTCCCAGCCTTCGTACTTGGTGACCTTGCCCTCGGCCTCGAAGCGGCGGACCTGCTCGTCGAGCGCGTAGAGAAGCTGCTGGCCGGTGGTGGCTCCGGCGAAGGCGGTGCGGTGGAAGAGGGTGCCTCCGAAGCGGCGGAAGTCGAGCAGACCTTCGGGGGTACGGTTGAAGGGGACGCCCATGCGGTCGAGCAGATCGATGATGGCGGGGCCTTGCTCGCACATCTGCTTGACGGGGGTCTGGTTGGCGAGGAAGTCGCCGCCGTAGACGGTGTCGTCGAAGTGGGCCCAGGTGCTGTCGCCTTCGCCCTTGAGGTTCTTGGCGGAGTTGATGCCGCCCTGCGCGCAGACGGAGTGCGAGCGCTTGACCGGGACGATGGAGAAGAGGTCGACCTTGCCGCCGGCTTCGGCGATCTTGATGACGGCGGAGAGTCCGGCGAGGCCGCCACCTACTACGATGATTCTGGGAGTTGCTGCTGCCATGAATTAGTTCCTATCCGATCGCTCGAATTAGCGTTGCAATGAATTAGGATTCGAGAAAAAAAGGTTGAAGGCCACAGTGGCCCATGCAAGTAATCCAACGAGAGCCAATGAAAAATAAGCTTGTCGCAAACGGCTTTTGGGAAATTGCTGGCGATGAAATGAGACTATCCGCAGAATATGAAATGGAGACTTGGGTCCCCAATCGCGAATTGAAAGCGCGGGATTGGCCTTGTTGGTTTGACCGATGATCTCGATCAGAATTAGAGCACCCGTTAGGAAACAGATCGCCATTACGGCTATACAGATTCCAATTCCTGCAGGATGTAGATGCATAGTTCATTGCACCTCACCAGGCTGGCTTGGATTCGTTGAGTTGGGCGGAACTGGACTTGGTGCGGGTAAAGCAATGCCGGCGGGCTGCTCCGGCATGACGTCTGCGGGGGCGTTCTGGTACTTTGGCCCGACGAAGGCGTAGATGCTGATGAGGCCCATGAGGCAGAGGGCGGAACCAGCCACGGCGCAGACGTAGCCGAACTTTTTGCGGGCCTTGTCGCCGGGGGTGATGCCCCACTTGGCGGCGAAGAGCCAGACGCCGTAGGAGAAGTGCCAGCAGGTCGCGATCATCGCAACAATATAGATAGCCAGCATCCAGGGGTTGTGGAGCTCGTGCTGGACCTTGGCGAAGGCTGCGCCGGGATGCTCGGGCAGGCTGACGCCGGAGAAGCGCTGCCGCCAGACGTGCTGGACGATGTAGGCCAGAGCGATGAGGCCGGTGACGCGCTGCATGAGGTACATCCGGTTGCCCGCCCAGGGGTAGACGTTGACGTTGGAGCGGCCACGCAGCCAGATGAAGACGCCGTATCCGGCGTGGAAGGCCAGCGGAATAAAGATGAAGGCCCACTCGAGGATGCGGACCATCGGGAGGCTGTTGAGGAACAGGACCTGCTTGGCGTAGGCGAGGGGGCCGTTGATGGCCTCGAAGTTGGAGATGATGTGCTCGATGAGGAAGGCGCCGATGGGGACGATTCCTGAGAGCGAGTGCAGTTTGCGCCAGAAGTAAGAATGGCCCTGACCGGCGCGGAGCGGTTGCACGCCGCGTAAATGGGGTGCGGCAGGGGTTGCTGGCGGTGCGGCTGCGGCCATGAGGACTCCTTGAAGATCTTGAAGGGTGCACTGCGGTAGATAGAGTGCAGCATGGTGATTATTCCGCTCGGGTCTTGTCAGCGTCAAGGAAAGCGGCTGGATTTGTGCGGTTATCGTTGTGATTGTGCGAATTTACGGTATGTTGCTTGCCAGTTCGCTGAGTAAGGCAGCGAACGCGCGGCCTCGGTGGCTGAAGGTGAGCTTGGTTTCGATATCGAGCTCGGCCATGGTTTTGCCGCGCTCGGGTAGGTAGAAGAGCGGGTCGTAGCCGAAGCCTTCGGTGCCGCGTGGGGCGGAGAGAATATCGCCTTCGACGGCACCGTGGCCGATGGCGAGGACTTTGCCGTCGCGAGCGGCGGCGAGGACGCAGTGGTAACGGGCGCTCCGCTCGGTGAGGGGAACCCCGGTGAGGAGGGAAAGGAGATAAAGATTATTGCGTTGGTCGGTGGTGAGGGGATGGGAGGTTTCAACCGGATGAAAGTGGTGGTCGTCGGCGTAGCGGGCGGAGCGGACTCCGGGTGCGCCGTGGAGGGCGTCGACTTCGAGGCCGGAGTCGTCGGCGATGACGATGGCGCCGGGAGCGAGGTTTGAGTAATAGATGGCCTTGGTTTGGGCGTTGCCTTCGAAGGTGGGTTCGTCTTCGGAAGGTGGAGGGATTTCTTTGAGGTTGGGGAGTGGGAGGAGCGAGATGTCCTGCGTGGTGGCTGCGGCGAAGTCGCGCAGTTTGCCGGGATTTGAGGTAGCAATGTAGAGGTTCATTTGTCTGGATGTAATGCTAGAGGATTTTTGTAGATGGCAAATCGTGGTGCGGAAGAAATGCGAAATACAGGGGTCTCTCCACTGCGCTTCGCTTCGGTCGAGATGACGTGTCTCTTGAGATTTAGTGGAGACGGAAGCGGACGAAGGCTACAACTCCGACGGGGTGATGGCCGTAGGTGGGGACGAGGGCTTCGGGTGCGGTGTAGGTGGTGAACTGTGCTCCGGGTGCGGCTAGCAGGTGAGGGAGG is a window of Edaphobacter dinghuensis DNA encoding:
- a CDS encoding non-canonical purine NTP pyrophosphatase; its protein translation is MNLYIATSNPGKLRDFAAATTQDISLLPLPNLKEIPPPSEDEPTFEGNAQTKAIYYSNLAPGAIVIADDSGLEVDALHGAPGVRSARYADDHHFHPVETSHPLTTDQRNNLYLLSLLTGVPLTERSARYHCVLAAARDGKVLAIGHGAVEGDILSAPRGTEGFGYDPLFYLPERGKTMAELDIETKLTFSHRGRAFAALLSELASNIP
- a CDS encoding succinate dehydrogenase, translated to MAAAAPPATPAAPHLRGVQPLRAGQGHSYFWRKLHSLSGIVPIGAFLIEHIISNFEAINGPLAYAKQVLFLNSLPMVRILEWAFIFIPLAFHAGYGVFIWLRGRSNVNVYPWAGNRMYLMQRVTGLIALAYIVQHVWRQRFSGVSLPEHPGAAFAKVQHELHNPWMLAIYIVAMIATCWHFSYGVWLFAAKWGITPGDKARKKFGYVCAVAGSALCLMGLISIYAFVGPKYQNAPADVMPEQPAGIALPAPSPVPPNSTNPSQPGEVQ
- the sdhA gene encoding succinate dehydrogenase flavoprotein subunit; translation: MAAATPRIIVVGGGLAGLSAVIKIAEAGGKVDLFSIVPVKRSHSVCAQGGINSAKNLKGEGDSTWAHFDDTVYGGDFLANQTPVKQMCEQGPAIIDLLDRMGVPFNRTPEGLLDFRRFGGTLFHRTAFAGATTGQQLLYALDEQVRRFEAEGKVTKYEGWEFLSAVLDSKGAARGICAMDLRTMETRTFPADAIIVCTGGNGAIFGKSTNSVVCTGSAQSALYQQGAFYANGEFIQVHPTAIPGEDKLRLMSESARGEGGRVWVPKDKNDKRAAQSIPEGDRWYFLEEWYPKYGNLVPRDVATRAIFKVVYEHGMGIDGQPMVYLDVSHLPPAAQHKLEGILEIYEKFVGDDPRKVPMKIFPGMHYTMGGLWVDFNQQTNIPGVFAAGEADYSIHGANRLGANSLLSCIYGGFVAGPQALAYAKSLPAQEGDGGHAAELQRQNESNNLLLNNKGTENPFKIWRELGETMTKHATIIRYNAGLDEADAKIVELLDRYRNVNLSDKSQWANTSFAFTRQLYNMLQLGRVIVQGARLRDESRGAHYKPDFPDRNDEKFLKTTKASFKDDAPAFEFEAVDISHIPPRARRYDATA